One Rosa chinensis cultivar Old Blush chromosome 3, RchiOBHm-V2, whole genome shotgun sequence DNA window includes the following coding sequences:
- the LOC112192993 gene encoding uncharacterized protein LOC112192993 translates to MASAEPLRSNTAAVELRRLTVLSVLSECVRILKADYLLLLFLSLIFLFPKCFSSISHPTRQSLLKAEHPFPDQYQSETLLALAFSFFTHIFSLWGFLYHLLGLWSITYVVFQCFYSRSRFIKCETIYAMFKSLCVSFFPLLGVILIFVPNIVSLFNLVHFGQILFKGLRGTEKSDIDIFYVVLVLGCLNLHLEWNLAPSIIVVESGGLLESLRRSSLLMKGKKMLALSILLVYGSFAIILGLFSSWILEVQLSLNDDLSHGGWWKMVNWEFLFRILPASVLFMLVLLFNMVTNIVFYVYCIKPEDNEKEKSCESVSTMKYDRLVDHAAW, encoded by the exons ATGGCGAGTGCAGAACCCTTACGTTCGAATACGGCCGCCGTAGAATTGCGCCGTCTGACAGTGTTGTCGGTGCTGAGCGAGTGCGTCCGGATACTCAAAGCAGATTATCTACTGCTGCTATTTCTCTCCCTTATCTTCCTCTTCCCAAAATGTTTTTCCTCCATATCCCACCCGACCCGCCAAAGCCTCCTCAAAGCCGAGCATCCCTTTCCTGATCAATACCAGTCGGAGACTCTTCTTGCTCTTGCTTTCTCATTCTTCACCCACATCTTTTCCTTGTGGggatttctctatcatctcttGGGTCTCTGGTCAATCACATACGTCGTATTTCAGTGCTTTTATAGCCGTAGCCGTTTCATCAAATGCGAGACAATATACGCCATGTTTAAATCTTTGTGTGTCTCCTTTTTCCCTCTGCTAGGTGTGATCCTAATCTTTGTTCCCAACATTGTTAGTTTGTTTAATCTGGTTCACTTTGGCCAAATTTTGTTTAAGGGGCTTAGAGGAACTGAGAAAAGTGACATAGATATCTTTTATGTTGTTTTAGTGCTCGGTTGTCTTAATCTCCACTTAGAGTGGAACCTTGCACCATCTATTATTGTAGTAGAATCGGGCGGACTGCTGGAGTCTTTGAGAAGAAGCAGCTTATTAATGAAGGGAAAGAAAATGTTGGCTTTGTCTATATTATTGGTCTATGGTAGTTTTGCCATTATTTTAGGACTCTTTAGTAGTTGGATTCTGGAAGTCCAGTTGAGTTTGAATGATGATCTGAGTCATGGTGGTTGGTGGAAGATGGTGAATTGGGAATTTCTGTTTCGAATTTTACCAGCATCAGTTTTATTCATGCTGGTTTTGTTGTTCAACATGGTGACCAATATCGTTTTCTATGTTTACTGCATCAAGCCAGAAGataatgagaaagaaaaaagttgTGAATCAG TCTCAACTATGAAGTATGACCGACTTGTGGACCATGCAGCTTGGTAG